A window of the Egibacter rhizosphaerae genome harbors these coding sequences:
- a CDS encoding tripartite tricarboxylate transporter TctB family protein: MSEASQRPGFGQRLRRYANVPDALFGSGFVALGTWMAQHSLVQWGVVTEDGRLEPGGMPFLAGSLLAVLGLGVILTSLRPGGKPRTDEAAEARNEPAPADKVAVASGTAHGRALEGRDGEASAEEHEVEVASQHLDSGADADTHTDRPTRALAVFGITVAAVVVAEWMGLLPALGLMMVAMLVFMERVAPWVAVVIAVVVSIVAHLIFVEFLNVPLPEPPFL; encoded by the coding sequence ATGTCAGAGGCTTCGCAGCGCCCAGGGTTCGGCCAACGGCTACGCCGCTACGCGAACGTCCCGGACGCGCTCTTCGGGTCGGGCTTCGTGGCGCTGGGCACGTGGATGGCGCAGCACTCGCTCGTCCAATGGGGGGTCGTGACCGAGGACGGTCGCCTCGAACCGGGTGGAATGCCGTTCCTTGCCGGCTCCCTGCTCGCCGTTCTCGGGCTCGGCGTGATCCTGACCTCGCTGAGGCCCGGGGGGAAGCCACGGACGGATGAGGCAGCGGAGGCGAGGAACGAGCCTGCGCCCGCCGACAAGGTGGCAGTCGCCTCGGGCACCGCGCACGGGCGTGCCCTCGAGGGGCGCGATGGGGAGGCGAGCGCCGAGGAGCACGAGGTCGAAGTCGCGAGCCAGCACCTGGACAGCGGCGCCGATGCGGACACGCATACCGACCGTCCGACTCGCGCGCTCGCCGTGTTCGGGATCACCGTCGCCGCCGTCGTGGTGGCGGAGTGGATGGGTCTCCTGCCGGCGCTCGGTCTGATGATGGTCGCGATGCTCGTGTTCATGGAGCGCGTGGCCCCCTGGGTGGCGGTCGTCATCGCGGTGGTCGTGAGCATCGTCGCCCATCTCATCTTCGTGGAGTTCCTCAACGTCCCGCTGCCCGAGCCGCCGTTCCTGTGA
- a CDS encoding tripartite tricarboxylate transporter substrate binding protein — translation MRDDQHRRALPRWRWLAAVSLMAALTVLVAACEADEAADDDVDDDPAEGDEPDDDADPDEEEPDDDSDDDEAAGDWEPEGEVTMIVPFAAGGGSDLLGRAIVEAFEELEPDLDFVVENLTGGSGAVGYASFLEQEGDPHYLLAAEVMRSMLPFVEEVPFDYDTWTDVGMFAEDVGYIVVDADSEWDDIEEFIEDAEEATEAGEPLRVGVPAAAGVDELTVFQLAQEAGVEFERPVYDGTGETNPALLAGDIDATVVNPSDGRDELEAGEFRALVGFGTDRLDEELFEDVPVAPEQDWEVTATKYRGLIAPPGIPEEAEQYWVDLFEQFPETEAYDNYMSEALLAENMQLGGDWRQWLEDEWHPAVFDDLEEMTGDD, via the coding sequence ATGAGGGACGATCAGCACCGGAGAGCCTTGCCCCGCTGGCGCTGGCTGGCGGCGGTCTCCCTGATGGCCGCCCTGACCGTGCTCGTCGCTGCCTGCGAGGCGGACGAGGCGGCCGACGACGACGTCGACGACGATCCGGCCGAGGGAGACGAGCCGGATGACGACGCTGATCCCGACGAGGAGGAACCGGACGACGACTCGGACGACGACGAGGCGGCAGGGGACTGGGAACCCGAGGGCGAAGTGACGATGATCGTGCCGTTCGCCGCGGGCGGCGGCAGCGACCTCCTCGGTCGAGCGATCGTCGAGGCCTTCGAGGAGCTCGAGCCCGACCTCGACTTCGTCGTCGAGAACCTCACCGGAGGCTCCGGGGCCGTCGGGTACGCCTCGTTCCTCGAGCAGGAGGGCGATCCGCACTACCTCCTCGCCGCGGAGGTCATGCGATCCATGTTGCCCTTCGTCGAGGAGGTGCCATTCGACTACGACACCTGGACCGATGTCGGCATGTTCGCGGAGGACGTGGGCTACATCGTCGTCGACGCGGACTCCGAGTGGGACGACATCGAGGAGTTCATCGAGGACGCCGAGGAGGCGACGGAGGCCGGCGAACCGCTCCGCGTGGGTGTCCCCGCCGCAGCGGGTGTGGACGAGCTCACGGTTTTCCAGTTGGCGCAGGAGGCCGGCGTCGAGTTCGAGCGTCCGGTTTACGACGGCACGGGCGAGACGAACCCCGCGCTGCTTGCGGGCGACATCGATGCGACCGTCGTCAACCCGAGCGACGGCCGTGACGAGCTCGAGGCCGGGGAGTTCCGCGCCCTAGTGGGCTTCGGAACCGACCGATTGGATGAGGAACTCTTCGAGGACGTTCCAGTCGCCCCTGAGCAAGACTGGGAGGTCACGGCAACGAAGTACCGGGGGCTCATCGCGCCCCCTGGCATTCCCGAGGAAGCGGAGCAGTACTGGGTCGACCTCTTCGAGCAGTTCCCGGAAACCGAGGCGTACGACAACTACATGTCGGAGGCTCTGCTCGCGGAGAACATGCAGCTCGGCGGCGACTGGCGGCAGTGGCTCGAGGACGAGTGGCACCCCGCGGTGTTCGACGACTTGGAGGAGATGACCGGTGACGACTAA
- a CDS encoding universal stress protein, which produces MSTATTIVCFFSDSPAGRAAVEVTALQARTRDAGIVLLDAYTRQPPASQAAKDAATRLEEDGLEVEMVLGGTHRSAGTAAVWLADERNAAALVLGLRRRSPVGKLVLGSDAQDALLGADCPVIAVKAHED; this is translated from the coding sequence GTGAGCACTGCCACCACGATCGTGTGCTTCTTCTCCGACAGCCCGGCCGGTCGGGCCGCGGTGGAGGTGACCGCACTCCAAGCCCGGACCAGGGACGCGGGGATTGTGCTCCTCGACGCGTACACGCGGCAGCCGCCGGCCTCCCAGGCCGCGAAGGACGCCGCCACGCGGCTCGAGGAGGACGGCCTCGAGGTCGAGATGGTGCTCGGCGGAACCCATCGTTCGGCGGGTACCGCTGCGGTATGGCTGGCCGACGAGCGGAACGCGGCAGCGCTCGTGCTCGGCCTGCGCCGCCGTTCGCCGGTGGGCAAGCTCGTGCTGGGCAGCGACGCCCAGGACGCGTTGCTCGGAGCGGACTGTCCCGTCATCGCGGTGAAGGCCCACGAGGACTAG
- a CDS encoding zinc-binding dehydrogenase produces MTEGSRAAVLESFGAPVQLREYPVPSPEPGGAIGRVAYAGICGTDVHLQEGRLPIPLPVVLGHEAFGRIEGLEAPFTDLLGREVNDGDQVIWASNIPCGRCAACLRDQERTLCQRRRIYGINQSAEEWPHLSGGWADAIVLRPGSSVLRLPAGVSALAAISLGCAGPTVAHALGRVPAAIPHATVVVQGAGPVGLAASMMAIQLGAARVVVVGGPPRRLEIAEELGIGDVRIPLGEPNDVDDRLERVRDGMGATGADLVIECTGVPSAVVETLALARPGGTCLVVGQYTDQGATSLNPNEITRKQLSVEGSWAFSERDYATYVESLPRLTEAFELERLVTEFPLERAQEALDAVRSGTVAKAVLSPEAEP; encoded by the coding sequence ATGACGGAAGGCAGCCGCGCCGCGGTCCTGGAGTCGTTCGGTGCGCCGGTCCAGCTACGCGAGTACCCGGTGCCCTCGCCGGAGCCGGGCGGGGCGATCGGGCGCGTCGCGTACGCGGGGATCTGCGGCACCGATGTGCACCTGCAGGAAGGACGCCTGCCGATCCCCCTGCCGGTCGTGCTCGGGCACGAGGCGTTCGGGCGGATAGAAGGGCTCGAGGCGCCATTCACCGACCTCCTGGGGCGAGAGGTCAACGACGGGGACCAGGTCATCTGGGCCTCGAACATCCCGTGCGGTCGGTGTGCGGCCTGCCTACGGGACCAGGAACGGACCCTGTGCCAACGTCGCCGCATCTACGGCATCAATCAATCCGCGGAGGAGTGGCCGCATCTGTCCGGGGGTTGGGCCGACGCGATCGTGCTGCGCCCTGGCTCCAGCGTACTGAGGCTCCCGGCCGGCGTTTCCGCCCTTGCCGCCATCTCGCTTGGCTGCGCCGGTCCGACGGTCGCCCACGCCCTGGGTCGCGTCCCGGCAGCGATCCCGCACGCGACCGTCGTCGTGCAGGGAGCCGGTCCCGTGGGGCTGGCCGCGTCGATGATGGCGATCCAACTCGGCGCCGCTCGCGTCGTCGTGGTCGGAGGCCCACCGCGTCGGCTCGAGATCGCAGAGGAGCTCGGCATCGGTGACGTGCGGATCCCGCTCGGCGAGCCGAACGACGTCGACGATCGCCTCGAGCGGGTGCGGGACGGGATGGGAGCGACCGGCGCCGACCTCGTGATCGAGTGCACCGGCGTCCCCTCGGCCGTGGTCGAGACGCTCGCCCTCGCCCGCCCGGGAGGCACCTGCCTCGTCGTGGGGCAGTACACCGATCAGGGGGCGACATCGCTGAACCCCAACGAGATCACGCGGAAGCAACTGTCAGTAGAGGGGTCCTGGGCGTTCTCGGAGCGCGACTACGCGACATACGTGGAGTCGTTGCCACGCCTGACCGAAGCGTTCGAGCTCGAGCGTCTCGTGACCGAGTTCCCGCTCGAGCGGGCACAGGAAGCCCTCGATGCCGTCCGCTCTGGGACCGTGGCCAAGGCCGTGCTCTCACCGGAGGCCGAGCCTTGA
- a CDS encoding MFS transporter, protein MSTDTGGPVGPGRAVAAAIVVTTVGALPPFLLGGMAVQVRGELTFTEGQLGLAVTVFFAVSAALSAAAGRLTERLGIGKAMATTALFAGVGLLVIAASTSYGHVLAGLAVAAIGNAFAQPGANALLAHSVRQRRQGLVFGAKQSAVPFTSLLGGAAVPLIALTVGWRWAFVAAVGLCVTAVVLAPRDRSRARGPVRGEGGRRRSAAANRVLRALVLAALLGNMGANSLGIFLVESLVDDGVAESLAGALLVLSSSSAIAARVAGGWLVDRRGWHSLRPVGGLLAVSSLGYLGLAWLSGPVLAPFALLTFAAGWGWNGLFALALVRTFHREPAAASGVAQGGLFVGAMAGPGLFGWAVELFDFAWAWSGAGVLALSAGATMLLAQRLIERYAVDEASTEAPR, encoded by the coding sequence ATGAGCACTGACACCGGCGGCCCGGTCGGCCCGGGACGTGCGGTCGCTGCGGCGATCGTGGTGACGACGGTCGGAGCGCTGCCACCGTTCCTGCTCGGTGGCATGGCGGTGCAGGTGCGCGGGGAACTCACGTTCACCGAGGGGCAGCTCGGTCTTGCGGTCACGGTGTTCTTCGCGGTGTCTGCGGCGCTCTCGGCGGCCGCTGGCCGGCTCACCGAGCGCCTGGGTATCGGGAAGGCGATGGCGACCACGGCCCTGTTCGCCGGGGTCGGGTTGCTCGTGATCGCGGCCTCCACGTCGTATGGGCACGTCCTCGCGGGCCTCGCTGTCGCGGCGATCGGGAACGCGTTCGCGCAGCCGGGGGCGAACGCGCTGCTCGCGCACAGTGTCCGTCAGCGTCGCCAAGGGTTGGTGTTCGGCGCCAAGCAGTCAGCGGTGCCGTTCACGAGTCTCCTGGGTGGGGCGGCCGTGCCGCTGATCGCCCTGACGGTGGGCTGGCGGTGGGCGTTCGTGGCCGCGGTGGGGCTGTGTGTCACCGCGGTGGTGCTCGCCCCGCGTGACCGGTCCCGAGCGCGCGGACCGGTCCGCGGGGAGGGCGGGCGGCGACGTTCGGCCGCCGCCAACCGCGTGCTCCGCGCGCTGGTGCTCGCCGCGTTGCTCGGGAATATGGGGGCGAACTCGCTCGGCATCTTCCTGGTGGAGTCGCTCGTCGACGACGGCGTCGCGGAATCGCTCGCCGGCGCGCTGCTGGTGCTGAGTAGCTCGTCAGCGATCGCCGCGCGCGTCGCGGGGGGCTGGCTCGTGGATCGACGTGGATGGCATTCGCTGCGACCCGTGGGCGGGCTGCTGGCGGTTTCCAGCCTCGGCTATCTCGGGCTCGCGTGGCTGAGCGGGCCGGTGCTGGCGCCCTTTGCGCTGCTGACTTTCGCGGCGGGGTGGGGCTGGAACGGGCTCTTCGCCCTGGCGCTCGTGCGGACGTTCCACCGTGAGCCGGCGGCGGCAAGCGGGGTGGCGCAAGGTGGACTGTTCGTCGGGGCGATGGCGGGCCCGGGGTTGTTCGGGTGGGCCGTGGAGCTCTTCGACTTCGCGTGGGCATGGAGCGGCGCGGGGGTCCTGGCGCTGTCGGCGGGGGCAACGATGCTGCTCGCGCAACGGCTGATCGAGCGCTACGCGGTCGACGAGGCCTCGACGGAGGCCCCGCGGTGA
- a CDS encoding CaiB/BaiF CoA transferase family protein produces the protein MSRGGPLAGVRVVDLSRAMAGPYATLMLGDAGADVIKVERPDTGDDTRSWGPPFVDDGDRSHSAYFLSVNRNKRSISLDLKDPDDLVVLGELIESADVLVENFRPGVMDRLGFGHETLRERNPQLVQLSITGFGHGGPEGHRAGFDQIVQGEGGLMSITGQRGDQPTKVGVPIADILAGMFGAFGVVSALQERDRTGRGQTVRTSLLAGMVAVHTFQGTRWLVAGEEPRASGNHHPLIAPYGAFECADGSINIAVGSEGLWQRFAPLVALDPQDVRFATNRDRVERTTELAEAMAPALQSADAATWVARLEEEGIPAGRIRTISETYASAQVAHLGLIDEVAHPTLGALQLPSAPVAFGEGHAGDSTHPPLLGEHSEEILAELGRRAAGQEVGGTAE, from the coding sequence GTGAGTCGCGGGGGGCCGCTTGCGGGCGTACGAGTGGTCGACCTCTCCCGGGCGATGGCGGGTCCCTACGCGACGCTCATGCTGGGCGATGCGGGCGCGGACGTCATTAAGGTGGAGCGCCCCGACACCGGTGACGACACCCGTTCGTGGGGTCCTCCCTTCGTCGACGACGGTGACCGCTCGCACTCGGCGTACTTCCTCTCGGTCAACCGCAACAAGCGTTCGATCTCGCTCGACCTGAAGGACCCCGACGACCTCGTCGTGCTGGGGGAACTGATCGAGTCCGCGGACGTGCTCGTGGAGAATTTCCGCCCGGGGGTGATGGACCGACTCGGGTTCGGTCACGAGACGCTCCGCGAGCGCAACCCGCAGCTGGTGCAACTGTCCATCACCGGGTTCGGCCACGGAGGCCCCGAGGGACACCGGGCCGGCTTTGACCAGATCGTCCAGGGCGAGGGCGGGCTGATGTCGATCACGGGCCAACGGGGGGATCAGCCGACGAAGGTCGGCGTGCCCATCGCCGACATCCTCGCCGGGATGTTCGGGGCGTTCGGCGTCGTCTCCGCACTTCAGGAGCGGGATCGGACGGGTCGGGGCCAGACGGTGCGCACCTCGCTGCTCGCGGGGATGGTGGCCGTCCACACCTTCCAAGGGACCCGTTGGCTGGTCGCCGGCGAGGAGCCGCGGGCGAGCGGGAACCATCATCCGCTCATCGCGCCCTACGGGGCGTTCGAGTGCGCCGACGGGTCCATCAACATCGCCGTGGGCAGCGAGGGTCTCTGGCAGCGGTTCGCGCCGCTCGTCGCCCTCGATCCTCAGGACGTCCGGTTCGCCACGAACCGTGACCGCGTGGAGCGCACCACCGAGCTCGCCGAGGCGATGGCCCCCGCGCTCCAGTCCGCTGACGCGGCGACGTGGGTCGCACGGCTCGAGGAGGAGGGGATCCCGGCGGGCCGTATCCGGACGATCAGCGAAACCTACGCGTCTGCGCAGGTCGCGCACCTGGGGCTCATCGACGAGGTCGCCCACCCGACCCTCGGGGCGTTGCAGCTGCCGAGTGCTCCGGTCGCATTTGGGGAAGGTCATGCGGGGGACTCGACGCACCCACCGCTGCTCGGCGAGCACAGCGAGGAGATTCTCGCGGAGTTGGGGCGCCGAGCCGCTGGCCAAGAGGTGGGAGGGACGGCTGAGTAG
- a CDS encoding gamma carbonic anhydrase family protein, which translates to MSEPIIASIHGVTPSIHEEAFVAPGATVIGKVEMARGSSLWYACVARGDDERIVLGEDVNVQDGSILHADPGEPTLLGDRVSLGHGAIVHGAIVEDDCLIGMRATVLNGARIGRGSVVAAGAVVTPGAEIPPNSLVAGVPGKVRREAGESEHQMIAHTTSEYQRKSREHQELWA; encoded by the coding sequence GTGAGCGAGCCCATCATCGCATCGATTCACGGGGTCACCCCCTCCATCCACGAGGAGGCGTTCGTCGCCCCCGGGGCCACGGTCATCGGCAAGGTCGAGATGGCGCGAGGATCGAGCCTCTGGTACGCGTGCGTGGCCCGCGGTGACGACGAGCGGATCGTTCTGGGCGAGGACGTGAACGTCCAGGACGGATCGATCCTGCACGCCGACCCGGGCGAGCCGACTCTGCTCGGCGACCGCGTTTCGCTCGGGCATGGCGCGATCGTCCACGGCGCGATCGTCGAGGACGACTGCCTCATCGGGATGCGCGCGACCGTGTTGAACGGCGCGCGGATCGGGCGCGGCTCGGTGGTGGCGGCCGGCGCGGTCGTCACACCGGGGGCAGAGATCCCCCCGAACTCCCTGGTGGCAGGCGTGCCAGGCAAGGTGCGACGCGAGGCCGGAGAGTCCGAGCACCAGATGATCGCGCATACCACGAGCGAGTACCAGCGCAAGTCGCGCGAACACCAGGAGCTGTGGGCGTGA
- a CDS encoding enoyl-CoA hydratase/isomerase family protein, translating to MSDEGEVRFERHGARVTLTFDRPDARNAMTWKMYDELEAHCESLADDPEARVVVLRGEGGKAFIAGTDIGQFKEFESGEDGIDYERRIERIVQKLEALPMPTIAAVEGYAVGGGLTISAVCDLRVCSSTAKFGLPIARTLGNCVSIENISRLVWMIGPTATKALIYRADFVDAERALALGLATEVVPEGALGARVDTLCEQLERHAPLTMAATKELTRRLMLEQLPEDEDIIRQVYGSDDFKEGTAAFVEKRQANWQNR from the coding sequence ATGAGTGACGAGGGCGAGGTCCGCTTCGAGCGCCACGGCGCGAGGGTCACGCTGACGTTCGACCGCCCGGATGCGCGCAACGCGATGACGTGGAAGATGTACGACGAGCTCGAGGCGCACTGCGAGTCCCTTGCCGACGACCCCGAGGCGCGCGTCGTCGTGCTGCGGGGGGAGGGTGGCAAGGCGTTTATCGCCGGCACCGACATCGGACAGTTCAAGGAGTTCGAGTCGGGAGAGGACGGGATCGACTACGAGCGGCGCATCGAGCGGATCGTCCAGAAGCTTGAGGCGCTGCCGATGCCGACGATCGCCGCCGTCGAGGGCTACGCCGTCGGTGGTGGGCTCACCATCTCCGCCGTGTGCGACCTGCGGGTCTGCTCGTCGACCGCCAAGTTCGGGCTGCCGATCGCCCGCACCCTCGGCAACTGCGTGTCGATCGAGAACATCTCGAGGCTCGTGTGGATGATCGGACCGACGGCGACGAAGGCGCTCATCTATCGAGCGGACTTCGTCGACGCCGAGCGGGCGCTCGCGTTGGGGCTCGCCACGGAGGTCGTCCCGGAAGGCGCTCTCGGCGCCCGTGTCGACACACTCTGCGAGCAGCTGGAACGTCACGCGCCGCTGACCATGGCGGCGACGAAGGAGCTCACGCGCCGGCTCATGCTCGAACAGCTCCCCGAGGACGAGGACATCATCCGGCAGGTCTACGGCAGCGACGACTTCAAGGAAGGCACCGCCGCGTTCGTGGAGAAGCGGCAGGCGAACTGGCAGAACCGCTGA
- a CDS encoding CaiB/BaiF CoA transferase family protein — translation MTLPLEHLRVLDLTQAMAGPFCTMILGDMGADVVKIEPPSGEVSRRAMGFKGKGDDTAAFIAINRNKRSLTLDLKSEEGRELFYALAREADVICENFRPGVTSRLGIDPDTIHGINPRLVYASISGFGQTGPHSQRAGFDLIAQGMAGVMSITGEPGGDPVKSGIPLSDLGAGLYCAFGVLSAVMVAERTGRGQAIDTSLFEAALSLGIWETAELWTTGRVPQPTGSAHRLTAPYQAYRTSDGYLTVGGNNHKLWVSFCEAIGRHDFIEDERFATNEDRMANRQELEHEVEAVLQKRTTEEWMEVMGEHGVPAGPIYNYAEVFEDPHTIERGMLEQYEHPVEGTVNTLGLPLKLSETPGAIRRHAPLVGEHTAEVLREVGVDDERLAALRQSEVV, via the coding sequence ATGACGCTGCCGCTCGAGCACCTGCGTGTCCTCGACCTCACGCAAGCGATGGCCGGGCCGTTCTGCACCATGATCCTCGGGGACATGGGTGCGGACGTCGTCAAGATCGAACCGCCGTCTGGCGAGGTCTCCCGTCGCGCGATGGGCTTCAAGGGCAAGGGAGACGACACGGCTGCCTTCATCGCGATCAACCGAAACAAGCGCAGCCTCACCCTCGACCTCAAGTCCGAAGAGGGACGGGAGCTCTTCTACGCGCTCGCGCGCGAGGCCGACGTCATCTGCGAGAACTTTCGCCCGGGGGTGACGTCCCGTCTCGGCATCGATCCCGACACGATCCACGGCATCAACCCGCGTCTCGTGTACGCGAGCATCTCGGGGTTCGGCCAGACCGGACCCCACAGTCAGCGGGCTGGCTTCGACCTCATCGCCCAGGGCATGGCCGGCGTGATGAGCATCACCGGCGAGCCGGGAGGGGACCCGGTGAAGTCCGGGATCCCTCTCAGCGATCTCGGCGCCGGTCTGTACTGCGCGTTCGGGGTGCTCAGTGCGGTCATGGTCGCCGAGCGCACCGGTCGTGGTCAGGCGATCGACACCAGCCTGTTCGAGGCAGCACTCTCCCTGGGCATCTGGGAGACCGCGGAGCTTTGGACCACCGGGCGCGTCCCGCAACCGACGGGTTCGGCGCACCGACTGACCGCTCCCTACCAGGCCTACCGGACCTCCGACGGCTACCTCACCGTCGGGGGGAACAACCACAAGCTCTGGGTCAGCTTCTGCGAGGCCATCGGCCGTCACGACTTCATCGAGGACGAGCGGTTCGCGACGAACGAGGACCGGATGGCGAACCGCCAGGAGCTCGAGCACGAGGTCGAGGCCGTGCTCCAGAAGCGGACGACCGAGGAGTGGATGGAGGTCATGGGCGAGCACGGCGTGCCGGCCGGCCCCATCTACAACTACGCCGAGGTCTTCGAGGACCCTCACACGATCGAGCGCGGCATGCTCGAACAGTACGAGCATCCGGTCGAGGGCACCGTCAACACGCTGGGGCTCCCGCTGAAGCTCAGCGAGACCCCGGGGGCGATCCGCCGGCACGCGCCTCTCGTGGGCGAGCACACCGCCGAGGTGCTCCGTGAGGTCGGCGTCGACGACGAGCGGCTGGCCGCGCTGCGGCAGTCGGAGGTGGTCTAG
- a CDS encoding tartrate dehydrogenase — protein MVALPGDGIGREVMEPAQTLVSAAAAQEGVQLRWQQRNWSCDRYVAQGAMMPEDALEDLEAFDAIFLGAVGRPDVPDHISLWGMLIPIRRRFHQYVNLRPVRSFAGIASPLRPEVLGTFDVLVVRENVEGEYSEVGGRVYSGRPEELAIQESVFTRAGVERVVRAGFDAAAGRRGVLTSATKSNGLVHSMPFWDEIVAEVAEEHPGVEVASMHIDALAAACVSRPSTLDVIVGSNLFGDIMSDLTAAVAGSLGIAPSANLSLGGDGPSMFEPVHGSAPDIAGKGVANPIGQVWSGALMLRDLGLERAHDTLLSAIEQLLSSTDVRTADLGGSASTEEVASTLESLLAPAGTSRS, from the coding sequence ATCGTGGCGCTTCCTGGCGACGGAATCGGCCGTGAGGTCATGGAACCCGCGCAGACATTGGTGTCTGCGGCGGCGGCACAGGAGGGCGTCCAGCTGCGGTGGCAGCAGCGGAACTGGAGCTGCGACCGCTATGTCGCACAGGGCGCAATGATGCCCGAAGACGCCTTGGAGGATCTCGAGGCCTTCGACGCGATCTTCCTCGGGGCCGTCGGTCGGCCGGATGTGCCGGACCACATCTCGCTGTGGGGGATGCTCATCCCCATCCGTCGGCGATTCCACCAGTACGTGAACCTGCGCCCGGTCCGCAGCTTCGCCGGGATCGCGTCGCCTCTGCGCCCGGAGGTCCTCGGGACGTTCGATGTGCTTGTGGTCCGCGAGAACGTGGAAGGGGAGTACTCGGAGGTCGGCGGCCGCGTCTACTCCGGACGGCCCGAGGAGCTCGCGATCCAGGAATCGGTGTTCACCCGCGCAGGGGTCGAACGTGTCGTGCGCGCCGGGTTCGACGCGGCCGCAGGGCGGCGAGGGGTGTTGACGTCGGCAACGAAGTCGAACGGCCTCGTCCACTCGATGCCGTTCTGGGACGAGATCGTGGCAGAGGTCGCCGAGGAGCACCCCGGCGTCGAGGTTGCGTCCATGCACATCGACGCGCTCGCCGCCGCGTGTGTGTCCCGGCCGAGCACGCTCGACGTGATCGTCGGCTCCAACCTCTTCGGGGACATCATGAGCGACCTCACCGCTGCGGTCGCCGGGAGCCTCGGCATCGCACCCTCGGCGAACCTGAGCCTCGGCGGGGATGGGCCATCCATGTTCGAGCCGGTGCACGGGTCCGCACCCGACATCGCAGGCAAGGGCGTGGCGAACCCGATCGGCCAGGTGTGGTCCGGGGCCTTGATGCTGCGCGACCTCGGCCTGGAGCGTGCGCACGACACGCTCCTCTCGGCGATCGAACAGCTCCTGTCGAGCACGGACGTTCGCACCGCCGACCTCGGGGGCAGCGCCTCGACGGAGGAGGTCGCCTCCACACTCGAGTCGCTCCTCGCACCCGCTGGCACCTCACGCAGCTGA